One Clupea harengus chromosome 11, Ch_v2.0.2, whole genome shotgun sequence DNA window includes the following coding sequences:
- the dcst1 gene encoding E3 ubiquitin-protein ligase DCST1 translates to MHNIVMTLSQRLIVGYVFVGVCILGGMFSTRFRCSVLLMFPSILGSHGRAYLMLFVLFGLYQGPISNIPRNIQNVAYSMGCNMDLQIQHSKVMWRVVMDPFVQVVQEIVDDTGELQSEAKNITRNFQSIRDEVMGRYGYTNFEQDLVTTGNSTQEVFAAKTMMRCDYVVEQGIERCRDWFDVKWQECMNTIAVPLINHLLCLPMKFEILCDVMKVMTPWCRDEIPVEGNFGQTFDKLNLSIDKLGAEFTTNVILQKVEQQSVFGLSMLQEDFSTELSKTFEEKKAVVDQLLELVHVLLSFAVIAVFVSAFGYARQYCQDIRFDNIYITTYFRQIDARRRKAGKRYILPLKKAEQKHFIHPWSFSIHPTELKLVVVGLLQVLSLTLFTCVLLAVDWILYHIFDIIRRHSFTEYTFSSHHHIDIDVGGESILANILRKTIGAFNTSSSVDMQSSNQHCLPQPHALTWEEYMWSIVPLLIMALMCCLQVYSNRLRRVIAAFYFPKREKRRILFLYNLQIQKRMMFVNIQRRKLMTAQRSQMSIFSVLIVQIKRLGLKWCCVCGERQRRGQGMDCPGPGCGVVYCPQCWRDLDQFCYACAPCRQHDPLDSGNDTDVYYVD, encoded by the exons ATGCACAACATTGTGATGACCCTCAGTCAAAGATTAATTGTTGGCTATGTGTTTGTTG GTGTGTGCATTCTGGGTGGAATGTTTTCCACACGCTTCCGTTGCTCAGTCCTCCTGATGTTCCCCAGCATCCTTGGTTCTCACGGAAGGGCTTATCTCATGCTGTTTGTCCTCTTTGGTCTTTATCAGG GGCCCATCTCCAACATTCCTCGCAACATTCAGAATGTGGCTTACTCCATGGGTTGTAATATGGACTTGCAGATTCAACACAGCAAAGTTATGTGGAGAGTAGTGATGGACCCATTCGTTCAAGTTGTCCAGGAGATTGTG GACGACACTGGAGAGCTTCAGAGCGAAGCCAAGAACATTACTAGAAACTTCCAGAGCATCAGAGATGAGGTGATGGGACGGTATGGGTACACCAACTTTGAACAGGATTTGGTCACCACAGGCAACAGTACTCAGGAAGTCTTTGCCGCCAAAACAATGATGcgctgtgact ATGTGGTGGAACAGGGAATAGAACGCTGCCGGGACTGGTTTGACGTCAAGTGGCAAGAGTGCATGAATACCATTGCTGTCCCTCTCATCAACCACCTGCTCTGTCTGCCAATGAAATTTGAGATTCTCTGTGATGTCATGAAAG TCATGACACCTTGGTGCAGAGATGAAATTCCTGTGGAGGGAAACTTTGGGCAGACCTTTGACAAGCTCAATTTGTCCATAGACAAACTCGGAGCAGAGTTCACCACTAATGTGATCCTCCAG AAAGTTGAGCAGCAATCGGTTTTTGGCCTGTCCATGCTTCAGGAGGATTTCTCCACAGAACTCAGCAAAACATTTGAGGAGAAGAAGGCTGTTGTTGACCAGCTGTTGGAATTAGTTCATGTCCTTTTGTCCTTTGCTGTcattgctgtgtttgtttc TGCATTTGGATATGCAAGACAGTACTGCCAGGATATTCGCTTCGACAATATTTACATTACAACATACTTCAGGCAGATTGATGCACGCAGGAGAAAAGCC GGTAAGAGGTATATTTTACCCCTGAAGAAGGCAGAGCAGAAACACTTCATCCACCCCTGGAGCTTCTCCATCCACCCAACGGAGCTCAAGCTTGTG GTGGTTGGCTTGCTGCAGGtgctgtctctcaccctcttcacCTGTGTGCTACTGGCTGTGGACTGGATCCTTTATCATATCTTTGACATCATCCGTAGACACTCATTCACAGAGTATACTTTCTCCA GTCATCACCACATAGATATTGATGTTGGTGGGGAGTCCATACTGGCGAATATCCTGCGGAAAACAATTGGCGCTTTCAACACCTCCTCCAGTGTGGATATGCAGTCCAGTAACCAGC ACTGTCTGCCCCAGCCTCATGCCTTGACCTGGGAGGAGTACATGTGGAGTATTGTCCCTCTCCTCATAATGGCCCTCATGTGCTGCCTGCAGGTGTACAGCAACCGACTGCGCCGGGTCATCGCAGCCTTCTATTTCCCCAAG agagagaagaggcgaATTCTGTTCCTCTACAACCTGCAGATACAGAAACGCATGATGTTTGTCAATATCCAGCGCAGAAAGCTAATGACTGCACAAAGGTCAcagatgtct ATATTCTCAGTTCTGATTGTCCAGATAAAGCGATTGGGCCTgaagtggtgctgtgtgtgtggagagcgtcagaggagagggcaggggaTGGACTGCCCTGGACCTGGTTGTGGAGTGGTCTACTGCCCTCAGTGCTGGAGAGACCTGGACCAGTTCTGTTATGCCTGTGCTCCATGCAGACAGCATGACCCATTGGACAGTGGCAACGATACAGATGTTTATTATGTTGACTAA
- the adam15 gene encoding disintegrin and metalloproteinase domain-containing protein 15 isoform X2, with the protein MSLSACAVVLPLRVLLTVLLLQGSPCGFLKGALSMTVLLPAQSRLELFNDTEALQPVHVEIPDTSTSIFTESKEETLSQRNTSSATSHALHSDNDDHHHGRKGKPLERTKPFAIVNGHRKSLTEALQNGHPERLQCGLEVGNRIYMLDLEKNQNLLPKPPNVFYYLPNGTGVAMEQSPVTHCYYHGSVQGFPQSRVALSTCAGLRGVIVINSTLSFELQPEEDGEWDESEEQSGGLEEEGMHLLYPAHQRGPSAGGCGVSHTPVPPLYAPPQVHRHKRDILSETKYIELVLVADHKEFLNYQKNNKTIIYRMLDVANQVDWFYRPLNVRVALLGLEIWSDQDRIQVDKSPTETLNRFLEWRTRELLPRLRHDNAQLIMGDSFDGTTVGMASQSSMCSKDRSGGVNVDHLVSVLGVASTVAHELGHNLGMTHDTAERRCQCQNEPRMGGCIMEPSTGLMPGQLFSSCSARDLSLSLLHGGGMCLFNVPQPEMLLGGPRCGNLYVEKGEECDCGLLDECNDPCCNASTCKLMPGAQCSSDGICCENCKLRTAGWVCRQPLGECDLPEHCTGNSPFCPPNVFLQNGEPCEGTTSSCYSGVCASLNAQCQMLWGPNATRAPPVCFSSVNKQGSKYGNCGQMANGSYIPCPSADVLCGRIQCKGGSDRPLLGSNAEILTTKVRLNHSDFTCRGTFFDLGDDVSDPAMVTQGTSCGQGKACVDQRCQDVSVFGVEECKRKCHGHGVCNSNKNCHCDTGWAPPDCKYSGSGGSVDSGPARQPKDSDLVQVALLVFFLLVLPASLMLWCIALHIPRCRRKLSCLGISPLQKGESHQQSRTRAGERSDDHKGEEVQPLRNQSKQQNDIPLTSTNKVQERPAPPNKPLPPDPVVKTNQSARKRPTPPNKPLPPDPPLSQGKTQRKRPAPPDKPLPPDPVQANSQNPAPPKPPVPKKPLPVNPPSFPAGAPGHPPGLATGGASIAPSTHGLRVPSAGVVPTRHPPLPPTRAPQPRKPYFLASPV; encoded by the exons ATGAGCCTTAGTGCCTGCGCAGTAGTGCTCCCACTTCGTGTCTTATTAACTGTGTTATTACTTCAGGGTAGCCCTTGCGGTTTTTTGAAAGGTGCCCTATCCATGACAGTGCTGTTACCTGCGCAGAGCCGGTTAGAACTTTTCAATGACACTGAAGCGCTACAGCCTGTACATGTGGAAATTCCAGACACCTCCACTAGTATATTTACAGAGTCGAAAGAGGAGACCCTTTCACAGCGAAATACAAGTTCAGCAACGAGCCATGCATTGCATTCAG ACAATGATGACCATCACCATGGAAGAAAAGGCAAGCCTCTGGAGAGGACGAAACCCTTTGCCATAGTGAACGGACACAGGAAGAGTCTAACAGAAGCTTTGCAG AATGGCCACCCCGAGAGGCTCCAGTGCGGCCTTGAGGTTGGGAACAGGATCTACATGCTGGACCTGGAGAAAAATCA AAATCTTCTGCCCAAACCACCAAATGTGTTCTACTACCTCCCAAATGGAACAGGGGTTGCTATGGAACAGAGTCCTGTG ACTCACTGTTACTACCATGGCTCTGTGCAAGGGTTTCCTCAGTCCCGTGTGGCTCTCAGTACTTGTGCTGGACTCAG GGGGGTCATTGTGATCAACTCCACCCTGAGCTTTGAGCTCCAGCCAGAGGAGGACGGCGAGTGGGATGAAAGTGAGGAGCAGAGCGGAGGCCTTGAGGAGGAGGGGATGCACCTGCTCTACCCCGCCCACCAGCGGGGCCCCTCAGCAGGGGGCTGCGGGGTCTCGCACACCCCAGTGCCCCCCCTCTACGCCCCACCACAAGTACACAGG CACAAGAGGGACATCCTGTCTGAGACCAAGTACATTGAGCTGGTGCTGGTGGCAGACCATAAAGAG TTCCTGAACTACCAGAAGAACAACAAGACCATAATCTATAGAATGCTGGATGTGGCAAACCAGGTGGATTGG TTCTACAGACCCCTGAATGTGCGTGTGGCCCTTCTTGGCCTGGAGATCTGGAGCGACCAGGATAGGATCCAGGTGGACAAGAGCCCCACAGAAACTCTCAATCGCTTCCTGGAGTGGAGGACACGCGAGCTGCTTCCAAGATTACGCCATGACAACGCTCAGCTGATcat GGGGGATTCCTTTGATGGGACAACAGTGGGAATGGCATCCCAGTCATCCATGTGTTCCAAGGACAGATCTGGAGGGGTCAATGTG GACCACCTGGTCAGTGTGCTTGGCGTGGCCTCCACAGTGGCACATGAGCTGGGCCATAATCTGGGCATGACCCACGACACGGCGGAGCGGCGCTGCCAGTGCCAGAATGAGCCTCGCATGGGAGGCTGCATCATGGAGCCCTCCACAGG CCTAATGCCAGGCCAGCTGTTCAGCAGCTGCAGTGCCAGGgacctctccctcagcctgctCCACGGCGGAGGGATGTGCCTCTTCAATGTGCCTCAGCCTGAAATGCTCCTGGGCGGCCCACGCTGTGGCAACCTATACGTGGAGAAGGGCGAGGAGTGTGACTGCGGCCTTCTTGAT GAGTGTAATGACCCTTGCTGCAATGCCAGCACATGTAAGCTGATGCCTGGTGCTCAGTGCTCCTCTGATGGCATCTGCTGTGAGAACTGCAAG CTACGCACGGCGGGCTGGGTGTGCCGGCAGCCCCTGGGGGAGTGTGACCTCCCGGAGCACTGCACCGGCAACTCGCCCTTCTGCCCCCCCAACGTCTTCCTGCAGAACGGGGAGCCCTGCGAGGGCACCACCTCCTCTTGCTACAGCGGCGTCTGCGCCAGCCTCAACGCTCAGTGCCAGATGCTCTGGGGGCCCA ACGCCACACGAGCTCCACCTGTGTGCTTCTCCTCTGTCAACAAACAGGGCAGCAAGTATGGCAACTGTGGCCAGATGGCCAATGGCTCCTACATCCCATGTCCCAGTGC AGACGTGCTTTGCGGGAGGATCCAATGTAAGGGTGGGAGTGATCGCCCCCTGCTGGGCTCCAATGCAGAGATCCTCACCACTAAAGTACGCCTGAACCACAGTGACTTCACCTGCCGCGGGACCTTCTTTGACCTCGGAGACGATGTTTCTGACCCCGCCATGGTAACCCAGGGAACCTCCTGTGGTCAAGGCAAG GCATGTGTAGACCAGCGTTGTCaggatgtgtctgtttttggagTGGAGGAGTGTAAGAGGAAATGCCATGGTCATGGG GTCTGCAACAGCAATAAGAACTGCCACTGCGACACAGGCTGGGCTCCTCCAGACTGTAAATACTCAGGCTCAGGAGGCAGTGTGGACAGCGGACCTGCCAGACAGCCTAAAG ACTCTGACCTGGTGCAAGTGGCCCTGCTGGTGTTCTTCCTGCTTGTGCTGCCGGCCTCGTTGATGCTGTGGTGCATCGCCCTGCACATCCCGCGCTGCCGCCGCAAGCTGTCGTGCCTTGGCATCAGCCCACTGCAGAAAGGAGAGTCCCACCAGCAAAGCCG GACCCGAGCCGGTGAGCGCAGTGATGACCACAAGGGGGAAGAGGTCCAGCCTCTGAGGAACCAGTCGAAGCAGCAGAATGACATCCCTCTCACTTCCACCAATAAG GTACAAGAGAGGCCTGCTCCTCCTAATAAGCCACTTCCCCCTGACCCAGTTGTAAAGACTAATCAG TCGGCAAGAAAACGACCCACCCCTCCCAACAAACCTCTTCCCCctgatccccctctctctcaggggaaGACTCAGCGCAAG CGACCGGCACCTCCAGACAAGCCTCTCCCCCCCGATCCAGTCCAAGCGAATAGCCAG AATCCAGCCCCTCCCAAGCCTCCAGTGCCCAAGAAGCCTTTACCAGTGAACCCACCTAGCTTCCCTGCTGGCGCCCCCGGACACCCCCCAGGTTTGGCGACAGGAGGGGCATCGATTGCACCCTCAACCCATGGGCTGCGTGTACCATCTGCTGGTGTAGTCCCAACTAG GCATCCGCCTCTTCCCCCCACGAGGGCACCCCAGCCAAGGAAACCCTACTTCCTGGCTTCTCCAGTTTAG
- the adam15 gene encoding disintegrin and metalloproteinase domain-containing protein 15 isoform X3, translated as MSLSACAVVLPLRVLLTVLLLQGSPCGFLKGALSMTVLLPAQSRLELFNDTEALQPVHVEIPDTSTSIFTESKEETLSQRNTSSATSHALHSDNDDHHHGRKGKPLERTKPFAIVNGHRKSLTEALQNGHPERLQCGLEVGNRIYMLDLEKNQNLLPKPPNVFYYLPNGTGVAMEQSPVTHCYYHGSVQGFPQSRVALSTCAGLRGVIVINSTLSFELQPEEDGEWDESEEQSGGLEEEGMHLLYPAHQRGPSAGGCGVSHTPVPPLYAPPQVHRHKRDILSETKYIELVLVADHKEFLNYQKNNKTIIYRMLDVANQVDWFYRPLNVRVALLGLEIWSDQDRIQVDKSPTETLNRFLEWRTRELLPRLRHDNAQLIMGDSFDGTTVGMASQSSMCSKDRSGGVNVDHLVSVLGVASTVAHELGHNLGMTHDTAERRCQCQNEPRMGGCIMEPSTGLMPGQLFSSCSARDLSLSLLHGGGMCLFNVPQPEMLLGGPRCGNLYVEKGEECDCGLLDECNDPCCNASTCKLMPGAQCSSDGICCENCKLRTAGWVCRQPLGECDLPEHCTGNSPFCPPNVFLQNGEPCEGTTSSCYSGVCASLNAQCQMLWGPNATRAPPVCFSSVNKQGSKYGNCGQMANGSYIPCPSADVLCGRIQCKGGSDRPLLGSNAEILTTKVRLNHSDFTCRGTFFDLGDDVSDPAMVTQGTSCGQGKACVDQRCQDVSVFGVEECKRKCHGHGVCNSNKNCHCDTGWAPPDCKYSGSGGSVDSGPARQPKDSDLVQVALLVFFLLVLPASLMLWCIALHIPRCRRKLSCLGISPLQKGESHQQSRVCSVAHIKMYLEEPSSKYRTRAGERSDDHKGEEVQPLRNQSKQQNDIPLTSTNKNPAPPKPPVPKKPLPVNPPSFPAGAPGHPPGLATGGASIAPSTHGLRVPSAGVVPTRHPPLPPTRAPQPRKPYFLASPV; from the exons ATGAGCCTTAGTGCCTGCGCAGTAGTGCTCCCACTTCGTGTCTTATTAACTGTGTTATTACTTCAGGGTAGCCCTTGCGGTTTTTTGAAAGGTGCCCTATCCATGACAGTGCTGTTACCTGCGCAGAGCCGGTTAGAACTTTTCAATGACACTGAAGCGCTACAGCCTGTACATGTGGAAATTCCAGACACCTCCACTAGTATATTTACAGAGTCGAAAGAGGAGACCCTTTCACAGCGAAATACAAGTTCAGCAACGAGCCATGCATTGCATTCAG ACAATGATGACCATCACCATGGAAGAAAAGGCAAGCCTCTGGAGAGGACGAAACCCTTTGCCATAGTGAACGGACACAGGAAGAGTCTAACAGAAGCTTTGCAG AATGGCCACCCCGAGAGGCTCCAGTGCGGCCTTGAGGTTGGGAACAGGATCTACATGCTGGACCTGGAGAAAAATCA AAATCTTCTGCCCAAACCACCAAATGTGTTCTACTACCTCCCAAATGGAACAGGGGTTGCTATGGAACAGAGTCCTGTG ACTCACTGTTACTACCATGGCTCTGTGCAAGGGTTTCCTCAGTCCCGTGTGGCTCTCAGTACTTGTGCTGGACTCAG GGGGGTCATTGTGATCAACTCCACCCTGAGCTTTGAGCTCCAGCCAGAGGAGGACGGCGAGTGGGATGAAAGTGAGGAGCAGAGCGGAGGCCTTGAGGAGGAGGGGATGCACCTGCTCTACCCCGCCCACCAGCGGGGCCCCTCAGCAGGGGGCTGCGGGGTCTCGCACACCCCAGTGCCCCCCCTCTACGCCCCACCACAAGTACACAGG CACAAGAGGGACATCCTGTCTGAGACCAAGTACATTGAGCTGGTGCTGGTGGCAGACCATAAAGAG TTCCTGAACTACCAGAAGAACAACAAGACCATAATCTATAGAATGCTGGATGTGGCAAACCAGGTGGATTGG TTCTACAGACCCCTGAATGTGCGTGTGGCCCTTCTTGGCCTGGAGATCTGGAGCGACCAGGATAGGATCCAGGTGGACAAGAGCCCCACAGAAACTCTCAATCGCTTCCTGGAGTGGAGGACACGCGAGCTGCTTCCAAGATTACGCCATGACAACGCTCAGCTGATcat GGGGGATTCCTTTGATGGGACAACAGTGGGAATGGCATCCCAGTCATCCATGTGTTCCAAGGACAGATCTGGAGGGGTCAATGTG GACCACCTGGTCAGTGTGCTTGGCGTGGCCTCCACAGTGGCACATGAGCTGGGCCATAATCTGGGCATGACCCACGACACGGCGGAGCGGCGCTGCCAGTGCCAGAATGAGCCTCGCATGGGAGGCTGCATCATGGAGCCCTCCACAGG CCTAATGCCAGGCCAGCTGTTCAGCAGCTGCAGTGCCAGGgacctctccctcagcctgctCCACGGCGGAGGGATGTGCCTCTTCAATGTGCCTCAGCCTGAAATGCTCCTGGGCGGCCCACGCTGTGGCAACCTATACGTGGAGAAGGGCGAGGAGTGTGACTGCGGCCTTCTTGAT GAGTGTAATGACCCTTGCTGCAATGCCAGCACATGTAAGCTGATGCCTGGTGCTCAGTGCTCCTCTGATGGCATCTGCTGTGAGAACTGCAAG CTACGCACGGCGGGCTGGGTGTGCCGGCAGCCCCTGGGGGAGTGTGACCTCCCGGAGCACTGCACCGGCAACTCGCCCTTCTGCCCCCCCAACGTCTTCCTGCAGAACGGGGAGCCCTGCGAGGGCACCACCTCCTCTTGCTACAGCGGCGTCTGCGCCAGCCTCAACGCTCAGTGCCAGATGCTCTGGGGGCCCA ACGCCACACGAGCTCCACCTGTGTGCTTCTCCTCTGTCAACAAACAGGGCAGCAAGTATGGCAACTGTGGCCAGATGGCCAATGGCTCCTACATCCCATGTCCCAGTGC AGACGTGCTTTGCGGGAGGATCCAATGTAAGGGTGGGAGTGATCGCCCCCTGCTGGGCTCCAATGCAGAGATCCTCACCACTAAAGTACGCCTGAACCACAGTGACTTCACCTGCCGCGGGACCTTCTTTGACCTCGGAGACGATGTTTCTGACCCCGCCATGGTAACCCAGGGAACCTCCTGTGGTCAAGGCAAG GCATGTGTAGACCAGCGTTGTCaggatgtgtctgtttttggagTGGAGGAGTGTAAGAGGAAATGCCATGGTCATGGG GTCTGCAACAGCAATAAGAACTGCCACTGCGACACAGGCTGGGCTCCTCCAGACTGTAAATACTCAGGCTCAGGAGGCAGTGTGGACAGCGGACCTGCCAGACAGCCTAAAG ACTCTGACCTGGTGCAAGTGGCCCTGCTGGTGTTCTTCCTGCTTGTGCTGCCGGCCTCGTTGATGCTGTGGTGCATCGCCCTGCACATCCCGCGCTGCCGCCGCAAGCTGTCGTGCCTTGGCATCAGCCCACTGCAGAAAGGAGAGTCCCACCAGCAAAGCCG tgtgtgcagtgtggccCATATCAAGATGTATTTGGAAGAACCCTCATCTAAGTATAG GACCCGAGCCGGTGAGCGCAGTGATGACCACAAGGGGGAAGAGGTCCAGCCTCTGAGGAACCAGTCGAAGCAGCAGAATGACATCCCTCTCACTTCCACCAATAAG AATCCAGCCCCTCCCAAGCCTCCAGTGCCCAAGAAGCCTTTACCAGTGAACCCACCTAGCTTCCCTGCTGGCGCCCCCGGACACCCCCCAGGTTTGGCGACAGGAGGGGCATCGATTGCACCCTCAACCCATGGGCTGCGTGTACCATCTGCTGGTGTAGTCCCAACTAG GCATCCGCCTCTTCCCCCCACGAGGGCACCCCAGCCAAGGAAACCCTACTTCCTGGCTTCTCCAGTTTAG
- the adam15 gene encoding disintegrin and metalloproteinase domain-containing protein 15 isoform X1: MSLSACAVVLPLRVLLTVLLLQGSPCGFLKGALSMTVLLPAQSRLELFNDTEALQPVHVEIPDTSTSIFTESKEETLSQRNTSSATSHALHSDNDDHHHGRKGKPLERTKPFAIVNGHRKSLTEALQNGHPERLQCGLEVGNRIYMLDLEKNQNLLPKPPNVFYYLPNGTGVAMEQSPVTHCYYHGSVQGFPQSRVALSTCAGLRGVIVINSTLSFELQPEEDGEWDESEEQSGGLEEEGMHLLYPAHQRGPSAGGCGVSHTPVPPLYAPPQVHRHKRDILSETKYIELVLVADHKEFLNYQKNNKTIIYRMLDVANQVDWFYRPLNVRVALLGLEIWSDQDRIQVDKSPTETLNRFLEWRTRELLPRLRHDNAQLIMGDSFDGTTVGMASQSSMCSKDRSGGVNVDHLVSVLGVASTVAHELGHNLGMTHDTAERRCQCQNEPRMGGCIMEPSTGLMPGQLFSSCSARDLSLSLLHGGGMCLFNVPQPEMLLGGPRCGNLYVEKGEECDCGLLDECNDPCCNASTCKLMPGAQCSSDGICCENCKLRTAGWVCRQPLGECDLPEHCTGNSPFCPPNVFLQNGEPCEGTTSSCYSGVCASLNAQCQMLWGPNATRAPPVCFSSVNKQGSKYGNCGQMANGSYIPCPSADVLCGRIQCKGGSDRPLLGSNAEILTTKVRLNHSDFTCRGTFFDLGDDVSDPAMVTQGTSCGQGKACVDQRCQDVSVFGVEECKRKCHGHGVCNSNKNCHCDTGWAPPDCKYSGSGGSVDSGPARQPKDSDLVQVALLVFFLLVLPASLMLWCIALHIPRCRRKLSCLGISPLQKGESHQQSRVCSVAHIKMYLEEPSSKYRTRAGERSDDHKGEEVQPLRNQSKQQNDIPLTSTNKVQERPAPPNKPLPPDPVVKTNQSARKRPTPPNKPLPPDPPLSQGKTQRKRPAPPDKPLPPDPVQANSQNPAPPKPPVPKKPLPVNPPSFPAGAPGHPPGLATGGASIAPSTHGLRVPSAGVVPTRHPPLPPTRAPQPRKPYFLASPV, from the exons ATGAGCCTTAGTGCCTGCGCAGTAGTGCTCCCACTTCGTGTCTTATTAACTGTGTTATTACTTCAGGGTAGCCCTTGCGGTTTTTTGAAAGGTGCCCTATCCATGACAGTGCTGTTACCTGCGCAGAGCCGGTTAGAACTTTTCAATGACACTGAAGCGCTACAGCCTGTACATGTGGAAATTCCAGACACCTCCACTAGTATATTTACAGAGTCGAAAGAGGAGACCCTTTCACAGCGAAATACAAGTTCAGCAACGAGCCATGCATTGCATTCAG ACAATGATGACCATCACCATGGAAGAAAAGGCAAGCCTCTGGAGAGGACGAAACCCTTTGCCATAGTGAACGGACACAGGAAGAGTCTAACAGAAGCTTTGCAG AATGGCCACCCCGAGAGGCTCCAGTGCGGCCTTGAGGTTGGGAACAGGATCTACATGCTGGACCTGGAGAAAAATCA AAATCTTCTGCCCAAACCACCAAATGTGTTCTACTACCTCCCAAATGGAACAGGGGTTGCTATGGAACAGAGTCCTGTG ACTCACTGTTACTACCATGGCTCTGTGCAAGGGTTTCCTCAGTCCCGTGTGGCTCTCAGTACTTGTGCTGGACTCAG GGGGGTCATTGTGATCAACTCCACCCTGAGCTTTGAGCTCCAGCCAGAGGAGGACGGCGAGTGGGATGAAAGTGAGGAGCAGAGCGGAGGCCTTGAGGAGGAGGGGATGCACCTGCTCTACCCCGCCCACCAGCGGGGCCCCTCAGCAGGGGGCTGCGGGGTCTCGCACACCCCAGTGCCCCCCCTCTACGCCCCACCACAAGTACACAGG CACAAGAGGGACATCCTGTCTGAGACCAAGTACATTGAGCTGGTGCTGGTGGCAGACCATAAAGAG TTCCTGAACTACCAGAAGAACAACAAGACCATAATCTATAGAATGCTGGATGTGGCAAACCAGGTGGATTGG TTCTACAGACCCCTGAATGTGCGTGTGGCCCTTCTTGGCCTGGAGATCTGGAGCGACCAGGATAGGATCCAGGTGGACAAGAGCCCCACAGAAACTCTCAATCGCTTCCTGGAGTGGAGGACACGCGAGCTGCTTCCAAGATTACGCCATGACAACGCTCAGCTGATcat GGGGGATTCCTTTGATGGGACAACAGTGGGAATGGCATCCCAGTCATCCATGTGTTCCAAGGACAGATCTGGAGGGGTCAATGTG GACCACCTGGTCAGTGTGCTTGGCGTGGCCTCCACAGTGGCACATGAGCTGGGCCATAATCTGGGCATGACCCACGACACGGCGGAGCGGCGCTGCCAGTGCCAGAATGAGCCTCGCATGGGAGGCTGCATCATGGAGCCCTCCACAGG CCTAATGCCAGGCCAGCTGTTCAGCAGCTGCAGTGCCAGGgacctctccctcagcctgctCCACGGCGGAGGGATGTGCCTCTTCAATGTGCCTCAGCCTGAAATGCTCCTGGGCGGCCCACGCTGTGGCAACCTATACGTGGAGAAGGGCGAGGAGTGTGACTGCGGCCTTCTTGAT GAGTGTAATGACCCTTGCTGCAATGCCAGCACATGTAAGCTGATGCCTGGTGCTCAGTGCTCCTCTGATGGCATCTGCTGTGAGAACTGCAAG CTACGCACGGCGGGCTGGGTGTGCCGGCAGCCCCTGGGGGAGTGTGACCTCCCGGAGCACTGCACCGGCAACTCGCCCTTCTGCCCCCCCAACGTCTTCCTGCAGAACGGGGAGCCCTGCGAGGGCACCACCTCCTCTTGCTACAGCGGCGTCTGCGCCAGCCTCAACGCTCAGTGCCAGATGCTCTGGGGGCCCA ACGCCACACGAGCTCCACCTGTGTGCTTCTCCTCTGTCAACAAACAGGGCAGCAAGTATGGCAACTGTGGCCAGATGGCCAATGGCTCCTACATCCCATGTCCCAGTGC AGACGTGCTTTGCGGGAGGATCCAATGTAAGGGTGGGAGTGATCGCCCCCTGCTGGGCTCCAATGCAGAGATCCTCACCACTAAAGTACGCCTGAACCACAGTGACTTCACCTGCCGCGGGACCTTCTTTGACCTCGGAGACGATGTTTCTGACCCCGCCATGGTAACCCAGGGAACCTCCTGTGGTCAAGGCAAG GCATGTGTAGACCAGCGTTGTCaggatgtgtctgtttttggagTGGAGGAGTGTAAGAGGAAATGCCATGGTCATGGG GTCTGCAACAGCAATAAGAACTGCCACTGCGACACAGGCTGGGCTCCTCCAGACTGTAAATACTCAGGCTCAGGAGGCAGTGTGGACAGCGGACCTGCCAGACAGCCTAAAG ACTCTGACCTGGTGCAAGTGGCCCTGCTGGTGTTCTTCCTGCTTGTGCTGCCGGCCTCGTTGATGCTGTGGTGCATCGCCCTGCACATCCCGCGCTGCCGCCGCAAGCTGTCGTGCCTTGGCATCAGCCCACTGCAGAAAGGAGAGTCCCACCAGCAAAGCCG tgtgtgcagtgtggccCATATCAAGATGTATTTGGAAGAACCCTCATCTAAGTATAG GACCCGAGCCGGTGAGCGCAGTGATGACCACAAGGGGGAAGAGGTCCAGCCTCTGAGGAACCAGTCGAAGCAGCAGAATGACATCCCTCTCACTTCCACCAATAAG GTACAAGAGAGGCCTGCTCCTCCTAATAAGCCACTTCCCCCTGACCCAGTTGTAAAGACTAATCAG TCGGCAAGAAAACGACCCACCCCTCCCAACAAACCTCTTCCCCctgatccccctctctctcaggggaaGACTCAGCGCAAG CGACCGGCACCTCCAGACAAGCCTCTCCCCCCCGATCCAGTCCAAGCGAATAGCCAG AATCCAGCCCCTCCCAAGCCTCCAGTGCCCAAGAAGCCTTTACCAGTGAACCCACCTAGCTTCCCTGCTGGCGCCCCCGGACACCCCCCAGGTTTGGCGACAGGAGGGGCATCGATTGCACCCTCAACCCATGGGCTGCGTGTACCATCTGCTGGTGTAGTCCCAACTAG GCATCCGCCTCTTCCCCCCACGAGGGCACCCCAGCCAAGGAAACCCTACTTCCTGGCTTCTCCAGTTTAG